A genomic stretch from Chitinophaga agri includes:
- a CDS encoding DUF2147 domain-containing protein, protein MKKLTLLLFVLAVATGSLFAQNAPADKILGTWLSEEKDGKIEIYKSGNKYFGKLVWGKNMYEPDGSSRTDIKNPDEKLRSRKLQDLVLLTNFTYDDGEWEGGKIYDPKSGKTYSCVMKFKGTTLQIRGYIGISLMGRTTVWTRS, encoded by the coding sequence ATGAAAAAGCTCACTCTTCTACTTTTCGTCCTGGCGGTTGCCACAGGTAGTCTTTTTGCACAAAATGCGCCAGCAGATAAAATACTGGGTACCTGGCTCAGTGAAGAAAAAGATGGTAAAATAGAGATCTACAAATCTGGTAACAAATACTTTGGGAAGCTCGTGTGGGGTAAGAACATGTATGAACCAGATGGCAGTTCGCGCACTGATATCAAAAACCCCGATGAAAAGTTGCGCAGTCGCAAGTTGCAGGACCTGGTACTACTGACCAATTTCACCTATGATGACGGGGAATGGGAAGGAGGTAAGATCTATGATCCAAAGAGCGGAAAAACCTACAGTTGTGTAATGAAATTCAAGGGTACTACGCTACAGATACGTGGGTACATAGGCATCTCTCTGATGGGTCGTACAACTGTCTGGACGAGGAGTTAA
- a CDS encoding DUF5777 family beta-barrel protein — MQKIACYIILCLLFGHTAASAQDTSLLRMLNESENAGDKSHIVTGTFKATQLINVPTIESPGKKSLQFLIMHRFGKINEGAYELFGLDNASIRFGLDYGITDRLSAGVGRSSVDKAFDGNIKYKILQQSTGGTPVSLSLYELVTHYTQRYTDKPYLSGRFRTSYTSQLLIARKFSRNLSLQLAPSWTHYNLVGTPEDKNDVFAISAGGRMKFTKRMSLTAEYNYLLPDQVVSTKIYNSLSLGVDIETGGHVFQLVFTNSNGMIGPYYLSKTNGSWDKGDIFFGFNISRSFNFRK; from the coding sequence ATGCAAAAGATAGCCTGTTATATCATATTATGTTTATTATTCGGACACACAGCTGCTTCGGCGCAGGACACCAGTCTGCTGAGAATGCTGAATGAATCTGAAAACGCTGGGGACAAATCCCATATCGTGACAGGTACATTCAAAGCAACACAGCTGATCAACGTTCCGACTATAGAATCACCTGGTAAAAAAAGCCTTCAGTTCCTGATTATGCACCGCTTTGGTAAGATCAACGAAGGGGCATACGAACTGTTTGGCCTGGACAATGCTTCTATCCGATTTGGCCTGGATTATGGCATAACTGACAGGTTATCCGCAGGTGTGGGAAGAAGCTCCGTAGACAAAGCATTTGACGGCAACATCAAGTATAAGATATTACAACAATCCACAGGTGGTACACCCGTTTCACTGAGTCTTTATGAACTGGTGACTCATTATACACAACGCTATACAGACAAACCTTATCTGAGTGGACGTTTCCGTACCAGTTATACTTCTCAGTTACTCATAGCCCGGAAGTTCTCACGGAACTTGTCCCTGCAACTGGCTCCTTCATGGACCCATTATAATCTGGTAGGTACACCGGAAGATAAGAATGACGTGTTTGCCATCAGTGCAGGCGGCAGGATGAAGTTTACCAAAAGAATGAGCCTTACAGCAGAATATAATTATCTGCTGCCTGACCAGGTAGTGTCAACAAAAATATATAATTCACTTTCCCTCGGCGTAGATATTGAAACTGGAGGACACGTGTTTCAGCTTGTATTTACCAATTCGAATGGTATGATCGGACCTTATTATCTGTCTAAAACAAACGGCAGCTGGGATAAAGGAGATATTTTCTTCGGATTTAATATCTCCAGATCGTTCAATTTCAGGAAATAG
- a CDS encoding YceI family protein has translation MKTICFIVLASLFYLPMQGQTYMTRNGNVSFFSKTPLEDIKAENTQAFAAVDLSKRSVAFTLLQRNFLFPKQLMQEHYNENYVESEKFPKAQFAGTFTGDVKTTPGTYKVQVSGQLTIHGVTQQVQNIPAELEVNEGKMTAKAAFAVKPSDYNIKIPSLVKDKIASQINIQIAAVCQPAK, from the coding sequence ATGAAAACCATATGCTTTATTGTACTGGCCTCTCTGTTCTATCTGCCTATGCAGGGACAAACATACATGACCAGGAACGGCAATGTCAGCTTCTTTTCCAAAACGCCACTGGAAGACATCAAGGCAGAGAATACACAGGCTTTTGCTGCTGTAGACCTGTCAAAGAGATCTGTTGCCTTTACATTGTTGCAAAGAAACTTCCTGTTTCCCAAACAGTTGATGCAGGAGCACTACAATGAGAACTATGTTGAAAGTGAAAAATTTCCCAAAGCACAGTTTGCAGGCACCTTTACTGGTGATGTAAAGACTACACCAGGTACTTATAAAGTACAGGTTAGCGGGCAACTTACCATACATGGTGTAACACAACAGGTGCAGAACATTCCAGCAGAACTGGAAGTGAACGAAGGGAAGATGACGGCGAAAGCAGCATTCGCTGTAAAGCCATCGGATTACAATATCAAAATACCTTCGCTGGTGAAGGATAAAATTGCGTCACAAATCAATATACAAATAGCAGCGGTATGTCAGCCGGCAAAATAG
- a CDS encoding c-type cytochrome, with amino-acid sequence MKKVFFTLIALAMTCCTLIISCSKDNEQDVTNPGNGGGGGTTCDTANMAYSANVQPILQTYCYSCHGNGNVSGGVSLGNYASVKTQVDNGNLIGAITHAAGYSPMPQGGAKLSDCNINKIKAWIARGAQNN; translated from the coding sequence ATGAAAAAAGTGTTTTTCACGCTAATCGCATTAGCGATGACCTGCTGTACCCTGATCATTTCCTGTTCCAAAGATAATGAACAGGATGTTACCAACCCCGGTAATGGCGGAGGTGGTGGTACTACCTGCGATACTGCAAATATGGCCTACAGTGCCAATGTTCAGCCTATTTTACAGACCTACTGTTACAGTTGTCATGGTAATGGTAACGTAAGCGGAGGTGTATCGCTGGGTAACTATGCTTCTGTTAAAACGCAGGTAGATAATGGTAATCTGATCGGTGCTATTACACATGCTGCGGGATATAGTCCAATGCCACAGGGTGGTGCAAAACTCTCCGACTGTAATATCAATAAAATAAAAGCGTGGATTGCGCGCGGAGCACAGAATAATTAA
- a CDS encoding OB-fold protein, with product MTRRKMIILATALLCLIAAGTGYYLYNKPRTSAAHAHTDKHLSALQLYDAFTMNEQHADSLYVNKVLEIKGTVTDVQKNGAVVSVLLAGQADGAGGVNCSLVPGEEGPLPEVGQSVMIKGLCTGLLMDVSIVDATIINNK from the coding sequence ATGACGCGAAGAAAAATGATCATTCTCGCAACGGCGTTGCTATGCCTTATCGCTGCGGGTACGGGATACTATTTGTATAACAAGCCAAGGACATCTGCTGCCCATGCGCATACGGATAAACATCTCTCTGCCTTACAACTGTATGATGCATTTACGATGAACGAGCAGCACGCGGATAGCCTGTATGTGAATAAAGTACTGGAAATAAAAGGTACTGTAACAGACGTGCAGAAAAACGGTGCGGTAGTGTCCGTCCTCCTGGCCGGACAGGCAGATGGTGCAGGAGGCGTGAATTGTAGTCTTGTGCCAGGAGAGGAGGGGCCTCTTCCGGAAGTAGGACAATCTGTAATGATCAAAGGACTGTGTACCGGCTTACTAATGGATGTAAGTATTGTAGACGCAACTATTATAAATAACAAGTAA